In Streptomyces dangxiongensis, one DNA window encodes the following:
- a CDS encoding TauD/TfdA dioxygenase family protein → MEKFVLEAVEHLTTRPRKVYQTITADPLTPVIGAEITGVDLSRELSDQQFEDIGHAFLEHHVLVFRDQVLTAEDHKRFAARFGELRPLPVAVPEGRDPVILEISADKDSTDVDGHGWHADGTSNAELALGSMLYVTRTPDVGSGGDTMFANMHLAYEMLSPPMRAFLDGLTAVHDDAVAWQGHIPPAGYVLPRNEHPVVVRHPETGRKLLFVNPAYTSHIVQLSGDESKALLGLLFDLVARKPMLSCRVRWTPHTLVFWDNRSVQHHAVWDYYPHARHGRRVAIKGRRPEA, encoded by the coding sequence ATGGAGAAGTTCGTACTGGAAGCCGTCGAGCACCTCACCACCAGGCCCAGGAAGGTCTACCAGACGATCACGGCCGACCCGCTGACCCCGGTCATCGGCGCCGAGATCACCGGCGTCGACCTGTCCCGGGAGCTGTCGGACCAGCAGTTCGAGGACATCGGACACGCCTTCCTCGAACACCACGTGCTCGTCTTCCGGGACCAGGTGCTGACGGCCGAGGACCACAAGCGTTTCGCCGCCCGCTTCGGTGAACTCCGCCCGCTGCCGGTGGCCGTCCCGGAGGGCCGCGACCCGGTCATCCTGGAGATCAGCGCCGACAAGGACTCCACCGACGTCGACGGTCACGGCTGGCACGCCGACGGGACGTCCAACGCCGAACTGGCGCTCGGCTCGATGCTGTACGTCACCCGCACCCCGGACGTCGGCAGCGGCGGCGACACCATGTTCGCCAACATGCACCTCGCCTACGAAATGCTCTCCCCGCCGATGCGGGCCTTCCTGGACGGCCTGACCGCGGTCCACGACGACGCCGTCGCCTGGCAGGGCCACATCCCGCCGGCGGGATACGTCCTGCCCAGGAACGAACACCCGGTGGTGGTGCGCCACCCCGAGACCGGCCGCAAGCTGCTGTTCGTCAACCCCGCCTACACGTCGCACATCGTGCAGCTTTCCGGCGACGAGAGCAAGGCGCTCCTCGGCCTGCTGTTCGACCTGGTCGCCCGCAAGCCGATGCTGAGCTGCCGGGTCCGCTGGACCCCCCACACGCTGGTGTTCTGGGACAACCGCTCCGTCCAGCACCACGCCGTCTGGGACTACTACCCGCACGCGCGTCACGGCCGGCGGGTGGCCATCAAGGGCCGGCGGCCCGAGGCATGA
- a CDS encoding SpcZ, which yields MSRPPAAAASFDALLARLEAGMAAPAPHADPCSASGPGLPDWLWQVIAVLYDGQDAAAAAKDWALRLHDELGRLGGRVPFAVVHDWHARAVAPMLAEACARRGLPRGPQEAVRDMHVRALAGERPGEAEWEAVLEPALREAYRLAYAYAEAFAQAYAGAHAYAVANAYGEGRAAEFASGYAELNTGANAASFAVGNALANAGASAAAWAAADAHAYAEAWPFAHVRVYAHAWAGRDGTAAPDEADAQARWLRAAYRRLADGLVECLARAAA from the coding sequence ATGAGCCGTCCCCCGGCAGCCGCCGCGTCCTTCGACGCCTTGCTCGCGCGGCTCGAAGCCGGCATGGCCGCCCCCGCTCCCCACGCCGACCCCTGCTCCGCGTCCGGCCCCGGCCTGCCGGACTGGCTGTGGCAGGTGATCGCCGTGCTGTACGACGGCCAGGACGCCGCCGCCGCCGCGAAGGACTGGGCGCTGCGCCTGCACGACGAACTGGGGCGCCTGGGCGGTCGGGTGCCGTTCGCCGTGGTGCACGACTGGCACGCCCGCGCCGTCGCGCCGATGCTGGCGGAGGCGTGCGCCCGGCGGGGCCTGCCCCGGGGGCCGCAGGAGGCGGTACGGGACATGCACGTGCGGGCCCTGGCGGGCGAGCGACCGGGTGAGGCCGAGTGGGAGGCGGTGCTCGAACCGGCGTTGCGGGAGGCGTACCGCCTCGCCTACGCCTACGCCGAAGCCTTCGCCCAGGCGTACGCCGGGGCCCACGCCTACGCCGTCGCGAACGCCTACGGTGAGGGCCGGGCCGCCGAGTTCGCGAGCGGCTACGCCGAGCTGAACACCGGCGCCAACGCCGCGTCCTTCGCCGTCGGTAACGCTCTGGCGAACGCCGGGGCGTCGGCGGCGGCCTGGGCCGCCGCCGACGCACACGCCTACGCGGAGGCCTGGCCCTTCGCCCATGTGCGGGTCTACGCGCACGCCTGGGCCGGCCGGGACGGGACGGCGGCCCCGGACGAGGCGGACGCTCAGGCCCGGTGGCTGCGTGCGGCGTACCGGCGGCTGGCCGACGGGCTCGTGGAATGCCTGGCCCGGGCGGCGGCCTGA
- a CDS encoding cysteine/serine endopeptidase inhibitor: MSIRNRIIAGGAVALVTVTLGGVSLALADNSVSTRTISGQMTYYNDSGYGACGSVVDAATEDLVAVSHEWWTSADPNQDRLCRGVDVQVTYGGKTITVPVKDMCPSCTADHIDLSQTAFQKLAPLEKGLVKGITWKFVTDGGEAIELPSAGPEPEGSGTPTSGTSGFPSRYAAPYVETWGAPADLEKARQAGLRYATLAFVLGGGGCRATFNGNTPVTDEGWKAAVRNLRSSGGDVIASFGGASGTELGQACDSVTALQEQYRTVVDALELSRLDFDIEGAALADSASVHRRNQALAALQQQSEAAGQRLDVQFTLPSGAHGLEADGVALLRDAQSTGLRVSLVNIMTMDYGSAVDDMGQAAIDAATGLHDQLGQIWTSKSPEELWAMEGNTPMIGVNDTPGEVFTTADAERLAKFAVDKGIQQLSFWPVGRDKACPEAGKLSETCSGTEQSDHQFLTTFNTVTTTSPDTSPMPTQSAAPVPTESGTPAPSASATARVPDSGSRGGSAGSTGSTGSAGSTGSTGTGGSGHTIDTTFTTGYTWFDNTPRGSARISDPVLHQQAGGTGTYADPITLAVGHSTAGGKDTLDYPAGTRFYMPRVRRYFIVEDACGDGGSPQNGPCHSLKTAPAGATTWLDMYVGGASGDSESAVQACADKVTAGAHGGLNTAVQDPGSGLPVVEGPLFQNGRCTELY; encoded by the coding sequence GTGTCCATCCGGAACCGGATCATCGCGGGCGGTGCCGTCGCCCTGGTGACCGTCACCTTGGGAGGTGTGTCCCTGGCACTGGCCGACAACTCGGTCAGTACCCGGACCATCTCCGGTCAGATGACGTACTACAACGACAGCGGGTACGGCGCATGCGGCAGCGTGGTCGACGCGGCCACCGAGGATCTCGTCGCCGTCTCCCACGAGTGGTGGACGTCCGCCGACCCCAACCAGGACCGGCTGTGCCGGGGGGTCGACGTCCAGGTGACGTACGGCGGCAAGACGATCACCGTGCCCGTCAAGGACATGTGTCCCTCGTGCACCGCCGACCACATAGACCTCAGCCAGACCGCTTTCCAGAAACTCGCCCCGCTGGAGAAGGGCCTCGTCAAGGGCATCACCTGGAAGTTCGTCACCGATGGCGGCGAGGCCATCGAACTCCCGTCCGCCGGTCCGGAACCGGAGGGCAGCGGGACGCCGACGTCGGGCACGTCGGGTTTCCCGTCGCGGTATGCGGCTCCGTATGTGGAGACGTGGGGGGCGCCCGCGGATCTGGAGAAGGCCCGTCAGGCGGGTCTGCGGTACGCGACGCTCGCGTTCGTCCTGGGCGGTGGTGGCTGCAGGGCCACGTTCAACGGCAACACGCCGGTGACCGACGAGGGCTGGAAGGCCGCGGTGCGGAATCTGCGGTCGTCGGGGGGTGATGTGATCGCGTCGTTCGGCGGGGCCTCGGGTACCGAGCTGGGTCAGGCGTGTGACTCGGTCACGGCGTTGCAGGAGCAGTACCGCACGGTGGTCGACGCGCTGGAACTGTCCCGGCTGGACTTCGACATCGAGGGTGCGGCGCTGGCGGACAGCGCGTCCGTGCACCGTCGTAACCAGGCGCTGGCGGCGTTGCAGCAGCAGTCCGAGGCGGCGGGGCAACGGTTGGACGTGCAGTTCACGTTGCCGTCCGGGGCGCATGGTCTGGAAGCGGATGGTGTGGCGTTGCTGCGGGACGCGCAGAGCACCGGGTTGCGGGTGTCGTTGGTGAACATCATGACGATGGACTACGGCTCCGCGGTGGACGACATGGGGCAGGCCGCGATCGACGCGGCCACGGGTCTGCACGACCAGCTAGGGCAGATCTGGACGTCGAAGTCGCCCGAGGAGTTGTGGGCGATGGAGGGCAACACGCCGATGATCGGGGTGAACGACACCCCGGGTGAGGTGTTCACCACGGCCGATGCGGAGCGTCTGGCGAAGTTCGCCGTGGACAAGGGGATCCAGCAGCTATCGTTCTGGCCGGTGGGCCGTGACAAGGCCTGCCCCGAGGCCGGGAAGCTCTCCGAGACCTGCAGCGGTACCGAACAGAGCGACCACCAGTTCCTGACGACCTTCAACACCGTCACCACCACAAGCCCCGACACGAGCCCGATGCCCACGCAGAGCGCGGCTCCCGTGCCCACGGAGAGCGGTACGCCGGCGCCCTCCGCCAGCGCCACCGCCCGCGTACCGGACAGCGGCAGCCGTGGCGGATCGGCGGGTTCCACCGGTTCCACGGGTTCCGCCGGTTCCACCGGTTCCACGGGGACGGGCGGGTCCGGCCACACCATCGACACCACGTTCACCACGGGGTACACCTGGTTCGACAACACCCCGCGGGGCAGCGCCCGGATCTCCGACCCCGTCCTGCACCAGCAGGCCGGCGGTACCGGTACTTACGCCGATCCGATCACGCTGGCGGTCGGTCACAGCACGGCGGGCGGCAAGGACACCCTGGACTATCCCGCCGGCACCCGTTTCTACATGCCGCGAGTACGCCGGTACTTCATCGTCGAGGACGCCTGTGGCGACGGGGGCAGCCCGCAGAACGGCCCCTGTCACAGCCTGAAGACGGCTCCCGCGGGTGCCACCACCTGGCTCGACATGTACGTCGGCGGGGCGAGCGGGGACAGCGAGTCCGCGGTGCAGGCCTGCGCCGACAAGGTCACCGCCGGCGCGCACGGAGGACTCAACACCGCGGTACAGGACCCCGGCTCCGGTCTCCCGGTCGTCGAAGGGCCCCTGTTCCAGAACGGCAGGTGCACCGAGCTGTACTGA
- a CDS encoding ArnT family glycosyltransferase, translated as MTTAEDPVVAFTGHAAETSATSPAGLGDPARPGPYDSESTLRLRVLPARGPEPAPGYTIDEITRADWVPGAVPDRGWSAEPGPRRTWVSRALLACLLLVQAVLSLRLHNTAFEDEALYVYAGHAMIDHLFHGVPDYGGFSAYFSGSPALYPVLAAWVDSLGGLTAVRLMSLAFMLGTTGLLYSFTRMVFNERTALCAAGVFAVCQSTLFLGYFATYDAPAILLLALSAWILVRIAPGHWALPLAAAPVAALAVGVKYASALFLPTLAAVLVLAAYRRHGGRQALLRGAVLTAGVAVLLGIGLATTDYLQAIRSTTTDRAHGSTSITTMAWDCFRWGGVIFVLACLGTGLYTRRDRLGEVPGGPRTGPGPGWRLALGVVLTGTALLAPAYQIHLQTSVSLHKHVGYGLLFAAPMAGVGVSRLMGAHFRFPQAAIAVGVLALTLGMSQSALNYGVWPDTTYLMPELAKSVRPGQKWLGQPHEAPVYYLSREGLTDYTLWTSIYYIDYTGRRGRHLMGPDGYRAAIDDGWFDGVVLDWSDQPGDVQTLIRGEMRTSGRYRLASALTYRTSVGTGHFEIWLSLRSAHTR; from the coding sequence CCCGCGCCCGGCTACACCATCGACGAGATCACGCGGGCGGACTGGGTTCCCGGGGCGGTTCCCGACCGGGGCTGGTCCGCCGAACCGGGTCCCCGCCGGACCTGGGTCAGCCGCGCCCTGCTGGCCTGCCTGCTGCTGGTCCAGGCGGTCCTGTCGCTGCGCCTGCACAACACGGCCTTCGAGGACGAGGCGCTGTACGTCTACGCCGGGCACGCCATGATCGACCACCTGTTCCACGGCGTTCCCGACTACGGCGGCTTCAGCGCCTACTTCTCCGGCTCGCCCGCCCTCTACCCCGTGCTCGCCGCATGGGTGGACTCCCTCGGGGGACTGACCGCGGTGCGGCTGATGAGCCTGGCCTTCATGCTGGGCACCACCGGCCTGCTCTACTCCTTCACCCGCATGGTCTTCAACGAGCGGACCGCGCTCTGCGCGGCGGGCGTCTTCGCCGTCTGCCAGTCGACGCTGTTCCTCGGCTACTTCGCGACCTACGACGCGCCGGCGATCCTCCTGCTCGCGCTGAGCGCCTGGATCCTCGTCCGGATCGCCCCGGGCCACTGGGCGCTGCCGCTGGCCGCGGCACCGGTGGCGGCCCTCGCCGTGGGGGTGAAGTACGCGTCCGCGCTGTTCCTCCCGACCCTCGCGGCCGTACTGGTACTGGCCGCCTACCGGCGCCACGGCGGGCGTCAGGCACTCCTGCGCGGTGCGGTGCTCACCGCCGGCGTGGCCGTCCTGCTCGGCATCGGCCTGGCCACCACCGACTATCTTCAGGCGATCCGGAGCACCACCACCGACCGCGCGCACGGCAGCACGTCGATCACGACCATGGCCTGGGACTGCTTCCGGTGGGGTGGCGTGATCTTCGTCCTGGCCTGCCTCGGCACCGGGCTGTACACGCGCCGCGACCGCCTCGGCGAGGTGCCGGGCGGGCCCCGGACGGGACCGGGGCCCGGATGGCGCCTGGCCCTGGGGGTCGTTCTCACCGGCACCGCGCTGCTCGCTCCCGCGTACCAGATCCACCTCCAGACCAGCGTCTCGCTCCACAAGCACGTCGGGTACGGCCTGTTGTTCGCCGCCCCGATGGCGGGCGTGGGCGTCAGCCGTCTGATGGGGGCGCACTTCCGGTTCCCGCAGGCGGCCATCGCCGTGGGAGTGCTGGCCCTGACCCTCGGCATGTCGCAGTCGGCCCTGAACTACGGCGTCTGGCCCGACACCACCTATCTGATGCCCGAACTGGCGAAGAGCGTGCGGCCGGGGCAGAAGTGGCTGGGCCAGCCGCACGAGGCGCCGGTGTACTACCTCAGCCGCGAGGGCCTCACCGACTACACCCTGTGGACCTCGATCTACTACATCGACTACACCGGACGCCGGGGCCGCCATCTCATGGGGCCGGACGGCTACCGGGCCGCGATCGACGACGGCTGGTTCGACGGCGTCGTGCTGGACTGGTCCGACCAGCCGGGGGACGTCCAGACCCTGATCCGCGGCGAGATGCGTACCAGCGGCAGGTATCGGCTGGCCAGTGCTCTGACGTACCGCACCTCCGTGGGCACGGGCCACTTCGAGATCTGGCTGAGCCTTCGCTCCGCGCACACGCGCTGA